The following proteins are co-located in the Dyadobacter chenwenxiniae genome:
- a CDS encoding GntR family transcriptional regulator: MEFKDKQSIYLQIADYICEQILLGKWPPNERIPSVRDFGGMLEVNPNTVMRTYDFLQNKEIIFNKRGIGYSVTEDAQQRILIYKKERFLESELPEVFKTLYLLNITMDEVKTLYDQFVVDTFPLNN, translated from the coding sequence ATGGAATTTAAAGATAAACAGTCTATTTACCTGCAAATTGCAGATTACATCTGCGAGCAGATTTTGCTGGGGAAATGGCCTCCTAACGAGCGCATTCCGTCTGTGCGGGATTTCGGCGGAATGCTGGAAGTGAATCCCAACACCGTAATGCGGACGTATGATTTTTTACAGAATAAGGAGATCATTTTTAACAAAAGGGGCATTGGTTATTCGGTGACCGAAGATGCGCAACAGCGTATTTTGATTTACAAAAAGGAGCGTTTCCTTGAATCAGAACTACCGGAGGTTTTCAAAACACTCTATCTGCTCAATATCACAATGGACGAAGTAAAAACGCTATATGATCAGTTTGTTGTAGATACATTTCCGCTAAACAATTAA
- a CDS encoding SPFH domain-containing protein, whose protein sequence is MTLGRKIIIGSVSFFLAVIVLFIQPFTFENIDAGNVGIRINLYGTDKGVDNITLVTGRVWYNTWTTKIIEFPTFTQSVDYDSFVITTKDAAEFKVDPKLNYHINPDKVPQIYRQYRRPLGEIQQGFMKNTIYDAYRIVANSFSSDSVMSNREAFEDRVQNVLTKTLGKDGFIYDQLTSAITPPPSLRQMIDEKNTSIQARLKAENMAKQAEAEAKVIIARAEGQAKATLIKARAEAEANQLRQKTLTPLLIQQEWVSKWNGVLPTTNAGGSTSLMLGVK, encoded by the coding sequence ATGACCCTTGGTAGAAAAATTATAATTGGTTCAGTGAGTTTTTTTCTGGCTGTAATAGTGCTTTTTATCCAGCCTTTTACGTTTGAAAACATTGATGCAGGTAATGTCGGCATTCGCATCAACCTTTACGGAACTGATAAAGGGGTTGATAACATTACATTGGTGACTGGTCGTGTTTGGTACAACACCTGGACAACAAAGATCATTGAGTTTCCCACTTTCACGCAAAGTGTTGATTATGATTCTTTTGTAATCACAACAAAAGATGCAGCAGAATTTAAGGTAGACCCTAAGCTGAACTATCACATTAACCCGGATAAAGTGCCGCAAATTTATCGCCAATACAGACGACCGTTAGGCGAAATTCAGCAGGGATTTATGAAAAATACGATTTACGACGCATACAGAATTGTTGCCAATTCATTCAGTTCGGATAGCGTTATGTCCAATCGGGAAGCGTTTGAGGATCGGGTGCAAAATGTGCTGACGAAGACTTTGGGCAAGGACGGTTTTATTTATGACCAGCTCACATCCGCCATCACGCCGCCGCCATCATTGCGGCAGATGATTGATGAAAAAAACACATCCATTCAGGCGCGTTTGAAAGCCGAAAACATGGCTAAACAGGCAGAAGCAGAAGCAAAAGTAATTATTGCCCGTGCAGAAGGCCAGGCGAAGGCAACTTTGATCAAGGCACGGGCAGAAGCAGAAGCTAACCAATTGCGCCAGAAGACTTTGACTCCACTGCTCATTCAGCAGGAATGGGTTTCTAAATGGAATGGCGTGTTGCCTACAACCAATGCTGGCGGCAGCACTAGTTTAATGCTGGGGGTTAAATAA
- the pgl gene encoding 6-phosphogluconolactonase, with product MEMHIATDTGRLSHDLAAWLSDYIRDVLSKKDRFTFVLSGGGTPKQLYALLAEAPYKEAIDWQKIHFFWGDERAVPFEDSRNNAKMCYDELLNKVPVNPAHIHIMRTDIEPEESAIEYEKVLKEYFTDSELTFDFVLLGMGDDGHTLSLFPGTEVIHEKSAWVKAFYLPAQEMFRITLTAPVVNNAACVAFLAAGAGKAETLKHVLKGGPNIDLYPSQIIKPLKGQLHWFVDQAAAALL from the coding sequence ATGGAAATGCACATTGCAACCGACACCGGGCGACTTAGTCATGATCTGGCTGCCTGGTTAAGTGATTATATCAGGGACGTCCTGTCAAAAAAAGACCGGTTCACATTCGTTTTGTCCGGCGGTGGCACACCGAAGCAGCTTTACGCATTGCTGGCGGAAGCACCTTATAAAGAAGCGATTGACTGGCAAAAGATCCATTTTTTCTGGGGTGACGAGCGCGCTGTTCCTTTCGAAGATTCGCGTAACAATGCGAAAATGTGCTATGATGAGTTGCTAAATAAAGTGCCGGTTAATCCGGCTCATATTCATATCATGCGCACGGACATCGAGCCGGAGGAATCTGCAATCGAATACGAAAAAGTCTTGAAAGAATATTTCACTGACTCAGAATTGACATTCGACTTCGTGCTGCTGGGAATGGGCGATGATGGGCATACGCTCTCGCTATTCCCTGGCACAGAGGTGATTCATGAGAAAAGCGCCTGGGTTAAGGCATTTTATCTGCCAGCCCAGGAAATGTTCAGGATCACATTGACGGCGCCGGTTGTTAACAATGCCGCGTGTGTGGCATTTCTTGCGGCAGGGGCAGGGAAAGCGGAAACATTAAAGCACGTTTTAAAAGGCGGGCCTAATATTGACCTTTACCCATCCCAGATCATCAAGCCGCTAAAAGGACAGCTCCACTGGTTTGTTGATCAGGCAGCAGCAGCATTGCTTTGA